AAAAACTCAAAAATGTATCACTCAACAGCACGAAATATACGTGAAAAATACTTTCACATCGACCTCACATAAAAGAGACGAACAGAGTAGATAGCGAAAAGTTACAAAATCAGTGTCAAGGGAAAGTCTGAACCTACAGCATTACAAAACTTGCATTTTCATATCGCTCGGCAAATTTCGAATTCCAGATTTTTTCACGTTGTTATCAAGCACTATGCATTCAGCTCACGCAGTTATCTTTGACCTAGcccaaaaatatttattcttcgAAAAAATCCGTCAAGTTATTACACAAACCATCGAGCCTCGACTATTCCGTACTAAAATTCCACATTCGTTCAAAACGGCCATTCGGCTGCGATCACCGCACACGAGGTCTCAGCTGTCAAACTCCTATCCAAACTTTCTCCATTGAACCATCCATTCAATTCATCCGTACACATCCAGCTTCTGTATATTGTATTGATACTCACTCGATTTGTCCTCTCCAGCACTCGATCACGTATACCGCACAGCTGTTCCAGCTCTGCTCGTCGACCAATAGTCCGTAAACGCACGTCTATAATCGTGTGTACCACCTCGAAAAAGCCCGATCGAAAGTCACGCTCCCGCGAAGCACGAGTGCAATGGATGTCAAGAGGAGCGGACCCCCATGATAAATGCCGCCGAGAGACTGACGCACTCCGagcgaagagagaaagagcaaagTGTGCGGCCGTAAGTATACACTTGGGCTTATCAGCTGCGCCTCCGacgagttttatttttatcgcaCGTCGTATCTCTGATGCGCACATAAGAGCAGCTGTCGTGCGGAGAAGATCATGAGCTTCGCTCGTTCGCTATTATATATGATATATATgtgccgcgaagagtagcacagtttAGAAATGCCGCCAAGAGTAGCATAACTCACGtatttcccgcgaagactagcacaactcgcgaattttttaaaaaaaagtgaatttataaaaatgcttgtaaaaaattattgtatttgtgaaaacaattttaaattcggtaaaaagttgtaaattgtgaacatttaaaaatgttcgtTAGGGAcattttcgcaaaaatcgggaaatttttatagaaattcgttgtttaaagtttgagttgtgctagtttagCGTGCGTCAAATGcgttgtgctacttatgacgggaaatttgaacagtgctactcttcgtagggagcgacgactTACTCGCGTGCGTGTGATCTTTCTCGTTgtatagaaagagaaagagaatttgtttgttgattttttatcGCAGATTTCGTTTTGACGTTTCGATAGGAACgatatttcaattttcgaaAGCGAGGAATGGAACGTTGCGGttagttttattttcttattaacCAGTTATTTAATACATTATTGTTCAGGGTCTATGCATGCTCTTTTTTTAGGAGTAAATATGCAAACGATTATTTTCTGTAGCCATTTCGCGATTACGCGAAGGTTTAGTTTGTAAAAAGCCCACCAGATACGAGACTAACCTGACCTGCAGGCTTATAGTCGAGAGAGGAAAACACATGCGCGGTTCTGCAGTGTACTGACGGGGTCGTGTGTTTTTTGAATCCTTTTTATTGAGGTTATAATCTATCCGGTGAAAAGAGAAAACGAAACCACCAATTTACGagaaaatgatttatttaaatcgGACATCCAACAAATAATATCGTTTTCTCTCTATTATCTGCAACAATTTGATACCAATCACAAGAAATTTTCACGTTTCGTTGCTCACGTTTTTTAATGCAAGTAAGTACTGTGCAAAGACACTCAATCAACtaactaaatttttttcattttataagtACATACGTAACTGAGATTTGTTTTGAACTGTCCAACAGTTTAACGATGGGGCTCTTTATTCGCTCTTCAACGTGTATGCTGCAGTGTGCTAAGCGTATGCTCTCCACTAATGTTGCAATGAGTTCTGTAATAGCAAACCCAGTGAATCCTAGGAGAATCAACAACCAACACGTTTTCAATGCGATCGTTGAATCTGATTCACTCATCATCAAGAAAATGAAAAGCAATGAAATAATGCAAGATGAACAATGGGCAGCAGCACGTAAAGATTTGTTGGAAACTTATAATTTAACAGAGACTAATGTTGATTCAAAGATATACGATCTATGTCAGTACTACAACAGACTTGACGAGGCAAtgcattattttcattttttggaGCGTAACAATTACAAAATTCCTTTGATCATCGCTGGAGAATATCTTAGGATGTTCTACACTCGAAACGAAACAGTTACTGCtgaggaagaggaagagatTTGTCGAGTTTATGacaatttgagaaaaaaatatccaCTTTTAGATGCGAAAACATGCAGCAGCTGTATTTTAGCCTTATCACTCACTAAAAGATGGAAGGAGACGCTAGAATTATTAGAAATGATGAAAATTACTAGCAATCCTGGCCAATCCGTAATGTCAGCCATCATTAGTGCAGCATTTAGAAACCAAGAGGTACCAATGGGCTGGACAATAATGACTGAAGTGACTGAAAGATATCCATTGGAGCCTCGTGTCTACAAGGATTATCTGACTCATTGTTTGAATAAAGTTGACAAAAGTAAGTTACATGAAGAAATAGAAAAGATGTTTCTCTTCTGGGGTCAGCATGATATTAAACCAACGGAAGAAGTCATTATGAAGTATACAAATTTGTATGAATCCTTCGGGTACACTGCAAAACCAACTACAATTTCAAAGAGGTAATATCGTTAAAGTTACTTTTCTAATGAACGTATCTTTTGGAGCTAACATGAATGTTTTACAATTTACAGAGGAGAATGCTCGCATTGCAGTCAAGTACTACAAGCAACTACTTTAAGCAAAAGTGATTTTAAATTGTTGTCAACTTCGGTTTTAAGTAATTTGATTGTAGGAAAGAACGTGTTCTGTGCATCATCGCCACAAGAATTAAAAAGATATTTGCTCTTTGTTCAAACAATGAAACCCTACGATGTTGTTATTGATGGACTAAATGTAGCTTATGGTGCTCGTAAAGCTAATGAACC
The sequence above is drawn from the Nasonia vitripennis strain AsymCx chromosome 4, Nvit_psr_1.1, whole genome shotgun sequence genome and encodes:
- the LOC100119811 gene encoding mitochondrial ribonuclease P catalytic subunit; this translates as MGLFIRSSTCMLQCAKRMLSTNVAMSSVIANPVNPRRINNQHVFNAIVESDSLIIKKMKSNEIMQDEQWAAARKDLLETYNLTETNVDSKIYDLCQYYNRLDEAMHYFHFLERNNYKIPLIIAGEYLRMFYTRNETVTAEEEEEICRVYDNLRKKYPLLDAKTCSSCILALSLTKRWKETLELLEMMKITSNPGQSVMSAIISAAFRNQEVPMGWTIMTEVTERYPLEPRVYKDYLTHCLNKVDKSKLHEEIEKMFLFWGQHDIKPTEEVIMKYTNLYESFGYTAKPTTISKRGECSHCSQVLQATTLSKSDFKLLSTSVLSNLIVGKNVFCASSPQELKRYLLFVQTMKPYDVVIDGLNVAYGARKANEPGSLQSVLNVVNYFYNGRKRVLVMGRAHMNWWSNETMKAIHEKADVFLTKNISQDDPYLLHVTLLSGPQTYFVSRDLMRQHKAKLDDVNLQIMFRRWQLSRQYKFTKEHKSHFVKLIPPLAFEISAQKNKANWHMPYTTSHDLLLPQEYTIPPNWICLSKKKD